One segment of Streptomyces bathyalis DNA contains the following:
- a CDS encoding cytidine deaminase, with amino-acid sequence MLGRMSDQSDQALDPEDRKLLTLARSARARNGVPEGAAVRDETGRTYVAGSVALPSLQLSALQTAVAMAVASGAESLEAAAVVTESELIPATDLSAVHDLSGQATTVLLAGPDGQLRATVAAG; translated from the coding sequence ATGCTCGGGCGTATGAGTGACCAGAGTGATCAGGCACTGGACCCCGAGGACCGCAAGCTCCTCACGCTGGCCCGCAGCGCCCGCGCGCGCAACGGCGTCCCGGAGGGCGCGGCGGTACGGGACGAGACGGGCCGCACATACGTGGCCGGTTCGGTGGCCCTGCCCTCTCTGCAGCTCAGCGCCCTTCAGACGGCGGTCGCGATGGCTGTCGCGTCCGGCGCCGAGTCGCTGGAGGCCGCGGCGGTCGTCACCGAGTCGGAGCTGATCCCGGCCACGGACCTGTCGGCCGTGCACGACCTTTCCGGCCAGGCGACGACGGTGCTGCTGGCGGGACCCGACGGGCAGCTGCGCGCGACGGTCGCGGCCGGCTGA
- the era gene encoding GTPase Era has product MVAMDVPSSPADSSQAPHRSGFACFVGRPNAGKSTLTNALVGTKVAITSNRPQTTRHTVRGIVHRPEAQLVLVDTPGLHKPRTLLGERLNDVVRTTWAEVDIIGFCLPADQRIGPGDRFIAAELAGLKRTPKVAVVTKSDLADSRAMAEQLIAVDRLGKECGIEWAEIVPVSAVEDRQVSLLADLLAPMLPEGPPLYPDGDLTDEPEQVMVAELIREATLEGVRDELPHSIAVVVEEMLPREDRPADRPLLDIHANIFLERPSQKGIVIGPKGKRLKDVGTTSRKHIEALLGTPVYLDLHVKVAKDWQRDPKQLRRLGF; this is encoded by the coding sequence ATGGTCGCCATGGACGTACCTTCCTCCCCGGCCGACTCCTCGCAGGCACCGCACCGCTCCGGGTTCGCGTGCTTCGTCGGCCGTCCCAACGCGGGCAAGTCGACCCTGACCAACGCGCTGGTGGGCACGAAGGTCGCGATCACCTCCAACCGTCCGCAGACCACCCGGCACACGGTGCGCGGCATCGTGCACCGTCCCGAGGCGCAGCTGGTGCTCGTGGACACCCCGGGTCTGCACAAGCCGCGCACCCTGCTGGGGGAGCGGCTCAACGACGTCGTCCGTACGACGTGGGCGGAGGTCGACATCATCGGCTTCTGCCTGCCCGCCGACCAGCGGATCGGCCCGGGCGACCGCTTCATCGCCGCCGAACTGGCCGGCCTCAAGCGGACCCCGAAGGTGGCCGTGGTCACCAAGTCCGACCTGGCCGACTCCAGGGCGATGGCCGAGCAGCTGATCGCCGTCGACCGGCTCGGCAAGGAGTGCGGGATCGAGTGGGCGGAGATCGTGCCGGTCTCGGCCGTCGAGGACCGGCAGGTGTCTCTGCTGGCCGACCTGCTGGCCCCGATGCTCCCCGAGGGTCCGCCGCTCTACCCGGACGGCGACCTGACGGACGAGCCGGAGCAGGTCATGGTCGCCGAACTCATCCGTGAGGCCACGCTCGAGGGCGTGCGGGACGAACTGCCGCACTCCATCGCGGTCGTCGTCGAGGAGATGCTGCCCCGTGAGGACCGGCCCGCGGACCGGCCTCTGCTGGACATCCACGCCAACATCTTCCTGGAGCGCCCCAGCCAGAAGGGCATCGTCATCGGTCCGAAGGGCAAGCGGCTCAAGGACGTCGGCACGACGTCGCGCAAGCACATCGAGGCACTGCTGGGCACGCCCGTGTATCTGGACCTGCATGTGAAGGTCGCCAAGGACTGGCA
- a CDS encoding MmcQ/YjbR family DNA-binding protein produces MTPDELRTYCLELNGTFEDFPFSPELSVFKVGGKIFAICPLDESPLRVSLKCEPELAVQLREAHQAVTPGYHLNKRHWNTVTLDGSLPERMVRDMIEDSYDLVVAGLPRRERLRLDRS; encoded by the coding sequence ATGACTCCGGATGAGCTGCGCACGTACTGCCTGGAGCTGAACGGGACGTTTGAGGACTTCCCGTTCTCCCCGGAGCTGTCGGTCTTCAAGGTCGGCGGGAAGATCTTCGCAATCTGTCCGCTCGATGAGAGCCCGCTGCGGGTGAGCCTGAAGTGCGAACCGGAGCTGGCCGTCCAGCTGCGCGAGGCCCATCAGGCCGTCACACCCGGCTACCACCTCAACAAGCGGCACTGGAACACGGTCACGCTCGACGGCTCACTTCCGGAGCGCATGGTCCGGGACATGATCGAGGACTCCTACGACCTGGTGGTCGCCGGGCTGCCCCGCCGCGAGCGGCTCCGGCTCGACCGTTCCTGA